A window of Ostreibacterium oceani genomic DNA:
AAGGGCGGCGAGATTTGCCCAACTAATGACGACGTATTAACAATCAAGCCTGATTTCGCTGCGCGCATCGCTGGCAATACCGCTTGCATGGTACGAATCGCGCCAAAGTAGTTGATTTCCATTTGCGCTCTGGCTTGATCCATGCTGAACGCTTCGGTGATGCCAATGTACATGACCCCAGCGTTGTTGATTAAAATATCAATGCTGCCTGCTTTGGCAAGTATTCCAGCGACTGCCGTTTTAACCGATTCGTCATTGGTGACATCCATATCCACAACATGGATGTGGTCCGAATGTGCGGCGAGTTCTGCTTTAACAGCGGCATTTTTGCCGTCTGGTTGACGCATGGTGGCAAATACTTGGTAGCCTTGGTCAGCAAAATCTTTCGCGGATGTTTGCCCAAATCCACTGCTGCTGCCTGTAATAATCACGTTTTTCATCAAATGTTCCTCTGTTAAGAATGGGGGGGGTTAATTTTCTTGCTTGCATATTGCAAGTGATAATACTAGCATATTACTTTTAATTTGCAAGTAATTTGCATTGTACATGATTGCTTTTGTTTTGCAAGTGATTTATCATAGGCACTCTATATTTCACTTTTTGAGCGCATTCCATGCACAACACAGTACCCTTTCGGTGCGATTGCCCCATTACCTCGGCACTAGATATTATCGGTGATCGCTGGATGTTGATTATTGTTAAACAAATGCTGGTCGAGGGAAAACAAACCTTTAAAGAATTTACACAAAGCGATGAAGCCATCGCCACCAATATTTTATCGACCAAATTAAAATGCCTTGAAGCGCTCGAAGTCATCACCAAAACACAAATGCCGGGCAATAAAAAAACCAATATCTATCGCTTAACCGAAAAAGGACTCGCACTAGCCCCCCTCATCATCGAACTCGCCATCTGGAGCGACGCGTATGTCCGCCCCATGCACGCCGACATGCAAAAACCCAAAGAACTCACCCTAATACATCAAGACAAAGCCGGCTTTATTGACGCCTTAGTGCAGCGCTATAAAGCACAGTCGCCATTATAGGCGCAAAGAGCGAATTGATATAAAAGGCAACAAAGCGACAAATCAATACGCATATATCACGATAAAAAGTGGCTTTTCCATTAAAACGAACAACAAAAAATCTAATAATAAGTTGATTTGCATCAAGGTTTAAGGTTATAGTTCATGATTAATAAACTGCTGTTGAATATGAAATCAGGACATACCATGTTATTGTTATTTATCCGACAGCTCACGAGAAAATGATTGATAATGCAGATTATTTTAATATTTAATTGCCTGTCTTCTATAAAGGGATATAAGGCAAAGTGTTCGTTATCCTACTGTTAGGCTACAAGGAATAAATAGTGAAAATTGAAAGTATATGGGTCAAAAACTGGCGTTCATTAAAAGAACAAAAGCTAGAAGCACAAGATCTGATGGTTATCATTGGCCAGAATAACCACGGGAAATCGAACCTTTTGTCTTCTGTCTTGTTCTTCTTTGGTGAGATAAAGCAACAAGATCTGGATTTTCATCATGGTTCTTCAGAACTATTTGTGGAAATTGAGTTTGGTGATCTTGATGAATCAGACAAAACTACTTTCAAGAAGTATTTAACCTCTGAAGAAAAAATAGTTGTAAGAAAAACTGCCTTTCTAGGCGGTAGTTTTGAATACCGAGGGTACATAGAAAACCCATCGGATGCCTGGCTTCAAGAAGCAAATGCTTCTGCTTATACTAAAAGAGAGCTTGCTTCCAGTCTTCCATTCCATCCTTATATCCCCGATTCTGGTCGAATTACCAAACAAAACATCATTGATGCCCAAAACGAATATATCCAAAATAACAGGGAAGCTATTCAATTCGCTTTTGAGCTTGAGACGACAAACTTTCTTGGTTTGCAAAGTGTCGCAAAGGGAATATTTGGTGAGGTTTACTTTATACCAGCTGTAAAAGAAGCCTCGGATGATTTTTCTTCTAAAGATTCTAGTGTTTTCGGAAAAATGTATGCTGATGTTGTAGCTTTAATGTCTGAGCACAATAACGACTGGAAGGAAACAAAGGAAAAACTCGGGAAACTATTTTCCACCCTGAATAAAAAAGATCATGAAGGCAATGACAATAATGATAGACCTCAGCAATTAACTGACTTTGAGAAAGAGTTAACAGATGAACTTGTTGCATGGGGTGCCAAAGTAGATATTGAAGTAAGCGCCCCTGATATTGAAAATGTATTTAAAGCAAATACGCAGGTTTGGATTGATGACGGTGTTAGAACTGATATAAAAAGAAAAGGGCACGGTTTACAGCGTGCTCTGACAGTTGCGCTAATACAAGTTGTTGCTAAGAAGGCTCTTGCTGAGGCAAAGTCAGCGGAAGAGCGAGGAAATAGAAAATCATCAAATTCTAGATACTTCATATTCGAAGAGCCTGAACTTTATTTGCATCCTCAAGCACAAAGGTCGTTATTCGACTCATTCGTGGCTTTGTCTGAGTCAGGGAGTCAAGTTATTCTATGTACTCACTCAAGCGGTTTAATTGATGTTGAGCGTTATAAGTCTATTTACATAGCAACAAAGGATGATGAGTTAAACGGAACTAAGGTTAAACAATGCACCGAAGACTTATTTGAAGGTGATTCGAAGAAAGATTTTAATCTTTCCTACTGGATCAATCCTGATCGTGGGGAATTGTTTTTTGCAAGTAAAGTTGTTTTGCTAGAGGGCGCTACAGAAAAAACTGTATTTCCTCTGTTGGCGAAAAAGCTCGGTGTTTTCAGGTACGAATATACGTTAATTGATTGTGGCTCAAAATACAATATCCCTCTTTACGTTAAGCTGATGAATAAATTTTCTATCCCATATGTGGCTGTTTATGACCGAGATCATCAAGCTCACAAAGGGGACGATGCAATTGCGTCAGCAGATCGAATAACACAAAAAATTGTTGATGAGATTGATAACCACATAGGTTCTTCAGTGGTCTTAGAAAACGATATAGAGGAAGAGCTAGGCTTACCAAATGGGGGCAGTAGCAAACCTTATATCGCATTAAGTCACATCACAGCAGAAGGTTTTGCGGTCACTTCACAAATGGCACAAAAGATCAGAGAAGTTTATGACGCAGAGGCCTAACAAGTTGCTGCACTCGGAAAAATTACTCGCTGCGCTCCCAATTTACCAGTGAGCAAGGCGTTATGCACTAATAGAGAGTCAAAAAAATGGCGAGACTAATTATTGTTACGGGTCCAACAGGTGTTGGCAAGACCACATATTCCTTATCTTTATCCAAGGACATTAGGGCAATCCGATTTTCTATAGATCCGT
This region includes:
- a CDS encoding SDR family oxidoreductase; protein product: MKNVIITGSSSGFGQTSAKDFADQGYQVFATMRQPDGKNAAVKAELAAHSDHIHVVDMDVTNDESVKTAVAGILAKAGSIDILINNAGVMYIGITEAFSMDQARAQMEINYFGAIRTMQAVLPAMRAAKSGLIVNTSSLVGQISPPFFSTYSATKHALEGYVQGLRYEVAPLGIDVAIVQPGPFRSGLLGGGETPARSDVLASYGELANVPAALTEHFGQFLESEEAPDPQLVVDTYLKLAAMPAGKRPTRTVVGITWGVDEMNAAKQPIQDRVLAEMQLEDVLGGKDV
- a CDS encoding winged helix-turn-helix transcriptional regulator, with translation MHNTVPFRCDCPITSALDIIGDRWMLIIVKQMLVEGKQTFKEFTQSDEAIATNILSTKLKCLEALEVITKTQMPGNKKTNIYRLTEKGLALAPLIIELAIWSDAYVRPMHADMQKPKELTLIHQDKAGFIDALVQRYKAQSPL
- a CDS encoding ATP-dependent nuclease — protein: MKIESIWVKNWRSLKEQKLEAQDLMVIIGQNNHGKSNLLSSVLFFFGEIKQQDLDFHHGSSELFVEIEFGDLDESDKTTFKKYLTSEEKIVVRKTAFLGGSFEYRGYIENPSDAWLQEANASAYTKRELASSLPFHPYIPDSGRITKQNIIDAQNEYIQNNREAIQFAFELETTNFLGLQSVAKGIFGEVYFIPAVKEASDDFSSKDSSVFGKMYADVVALMSEHNNDWKETKEKLGKLFSTLNKKDHEGNDNNDRPQQLTDFEKELTDELVAWGAKVDIEVSAPDIENVFKANTQVWIDDGVRTDIKRKGHGLQRALTVALIQVVAKKALAEAKSAEERGNRKSSNSRYFIFEEPELYLHPQAQRSLFDSFVALSESGSQVILCTHSSGLIDVERYKSIYIATKDDELNGTKVKQCTEDLFEGDSKKDFNLSYWINPDRGELFFASKVVLLEGATEKTVFPLLAKKLGVFRYEYTLIDCGSKYNIPLYVKLMNKFSIPYVAVYDRDHQAHKGDDAIASADRITQKIVDEIDNHIGSSVVLENDIEEELGLPNGGSSKPYIALSHITAEGFAVTSQMAQKIREVYDAEA